A window of bacterium contains these coding sequences:
- a CDS encoding 2-phosphosulfolactate phosphatase, translating into MKIDVALVPAELESIRLRNSAVVVVDVLRASTTMVTALNNGAGEIIPFAEPEQAVSESSKMQRSSYLLCGERRGEKLPGFDLGNSPFEYKREIVSDKMLFFTTTNGTQLFRFAESAANVAVCSFLNMDAVAEQLLLWGNDAVVACAGNNSRFSLEDCLCAGMLINKVAGLSDRMELADSDSLSAAGYIYNNYRDDILSALKTGFHGRYLKSIGFEKDIAFASNLNTVNTVPVMMSGKLVLS; encoded by the coding sequence ATGAAAATAGATGTCGCTTTAGTTCCGGCAGAGCTGGAAAGTATCAGGCTCCGAAATAGTGCAGTTGTGGTTGTGGATGTTTTACGGGCATCCACCACAATGGTTACTGCACTTAATAACGGAGCAGGAGAGATAATCCCTTTTGCCGAGCCGGAACAAGCAGTATCAGAGTCCTCGAAGATGCAGAGAAGCAGTTATCTGCTCTGCGGAGAAAGGCGGGGAGAGAAGCTGCCGGGGTTTGACCTCGGAAATTCTCCTTTTGAGTATAAAAGGGAAATAGTGTCGGATAAGATGCTGTTTTTTACGACTACAAACGGTACTCAGCTTTTCAGATTTGCAGAAAGTGCGGCAAATGTTGCTGTATGTTCTTTTTTAAATATGGATGCAGTTGCAGAGCAGCTTCTTTTATGGGGAAATGACGCGGTTGTTGCGTGTGCAGGTAATAATTCAAGATTTTCTTTGGAAGATTGTCTGTGCGCCGGAATGTTGATTAATAAGGTTGCAGGTTTATCAGACAGAATGGAACTTGCTGATTCGGACAGCTTGTCAGCAGCCGGATATATTTATAATAATTACAGGGATGATATCCTGTCAGCATTAAAAACAGGATTTCACGGAAGATATTTAAAGAGCATTGGTTTTGAAAAAGATATTGCTTTTGCTTCCAATCTG